One Peribacillus simplex NBRC 15720 = DSM 1321 genomic region harbors:
- a CDS encoding energy-coupling factor ABC transporter permease codes for MKRTNWKILYFVILLLFVPKRAMAMHIMEGFLPIEWAIFWWAVTLPFLILGYRSIRSKVRENPETKMILGLSGAFVFILSALKIPSVTGSSSHPTGVGLGSILFGPLAMSVVGSIVLLFQAVLLAHGGLTTLGANAFSMAVCGPFIAYFVFKGATKLGWSFSLAVFLAAAFGDLGTYVVTSVQLALAFPSEVGGFMASFSKFAGIFALTQIPLAISEGLLTVVVMNFLKKYNLGELKLLRVLSKEAR; via the coding sequence ATGAAAAGAACCAATTGGAAAATTCTTTATTTTGTCATTTTACTGCTTTTTGTCCCAAAACGGGCAATGGCCATGCATATCATGGAGGGCTTTTTACCCATTGAATGGGCTATATTCTGGTGGGCCGTGACGCTTCCATTTTTAATCTTGGGTTACCGGTCCATTAGGTCCAAAGTAAGGGAAAACCCAGAAACAAAAATGATACTTGGCCTATCGGGCGCATTTGTATTTATCTTATCTGCCCTTAAGATTCCTTCCGTTACGGGAAGTTCTTCACACCCTACCGGAGTTGGATTGGGTTCCATTTTATTCGGACCATTGGCCATGAGTGTCGTTGGCTCCATCGTTCTGTTATTTCAAGCTGTTTTACTGGCTCACGGAGGATTGACGACATTAGGGGCCAATGCATTTTCCATGGCGGTTTGCGGCCCTTTCATTGCTTACTTTGTCTTCAAGGGCGCTACTAAATTGGGGTGGTCTTTCTCTCTTGCCGTTTTCTTGGCAGCTGCTTTTGGAGATTTAGGAACCTATGTGGTAACTTCCGTTCAACTTGCTCTTGCTTTTCCATCCGAGGTAGGAGGATTCATGGCCTCTTTCAGTAAATTTGCAGGGATTTTTGCCCTGACCCAAATTCCCTTGGCAATTAGTGAGGGGTTATTGACAGTCGTCGTGATGAATTTCTTGAAAAAATACAATCTAGGCGAGTTGAAATTGCTGCGAGTTTTATCTAAGGAGGCCCGTTAA
- the cbiQ gene encoding cobalt ECF transporter T component CbiQ — translation MVFALSLLLFSLTVRDMTVSLITFTVMSALIIFAAKIPLSYYLKLLLLPGFFIISGTITILFSFTSKFTSISNIWWSWEVGNWQIFISDDSVGTVINLITVVLGSISCLYFLTLTTPITVILSVMRKLKVPSLLVDLIELTYRFIFIFLETALAIHQSQASRLGYGSLRKGIRSLGLLISSLFLGVLQRSGHLTMAMNARGYQENLSYIEDTYTYSSRNCLVAIVILGSLIFINGFL, via the coding sequence ATGGTTTTTGCACTCTCCCTTTTGCTATTTTCGTTAACGGTAAGGGATATGACCGTTTCGCTCATCACTTTTACGGTGATGAGCGCTTTAATCATTTTTGCGGCAAAAATCCCGCTTTCCTATTATCTTAAATTACTTCTATTACCAGGATTTTTTATAATATCAGGTACAATTACTATCCTTTTTTCTTTTACAAGCAAATTTACTTCGATTTCGAATATATGGTGGTCCTGGGAGGTCGGGAACTGGCAAATATTCATCAGCGATGATAGCGTAGGTACAGTGATCAATTTGATCACTGTCGTATTAGGCAGCATCAGCTGTTTATATTTCCTTACCTTAACTACACCCATTACCGTCATCCTATCCGTGATGCGAAAACTTAAAGTGCCTTCCTTATTGGTCGATTTAATAGAATTGACCTATCGCTTCATCTTTATTTTTTTAGAAACAGCTTTGGCCATTCACCAATCACAAGCTTCACGGCTGGGGTATGGTTCGTTAAGGAAAGGCATTCGATCTCTCGGATTACTAATCTCATCATTATTTTTAGGAGTATTGCAGCGCTCTGGACATTTGACGATGGCCATGAACGCAAGAGGCTATCAGGAGAACCTTTCCTATATCGAGGATACTTACACCTATTCCTCACGCAATTGCCTGGTCGCGATTGTAATACTAGGAAGCTTAATCTTTATTAATGGATTTTTGTAA
- a CDS encoding alanine/glycine:cation symporter family protein — MEMLEKFISETNDVLWSSVLIIMLIGLGLYFSVRTKFVQFRMVGEMFRLLGEGATADKKGVTSFQAFCISTASRVGTGNLAGVAIAITMGGPGAVFWMWLIALIGSASAFIESTLAQIYKVKDGDTFRGGPAYYMEKALNARWMGITFAVLISLTFGLAFNSVQANTITSAFNESFGIEKWVTAIILAIVTAVIIFGGIKMVAKVSEVIVPIMAGAYVIVALIIIIMNITELPSVFVLIFESAFDGIKEVAGGVLGAAMMQGIKRGLFSNEAGMGSAPNAGATADVSHPVKQGLIQSLGVFVDTLIICSSTAFIILFSGLYTSKETDGIVLTQNALGTALGSWAGIFLAIIVLLFAFSSIVGNYYYGESNIGFINENKVWLNIYRVAVVGMVIFGSLASLDFVWGMADLLMALMAIINLIAIALLGKIAFAALADYQKQKKSGKNPVFHVNNIKGLKNVECWGDPNDNVDMKKEA, encoded by the coding sequence ATGGAGATGTTAGAAAAATTTATTAGTGAGACAAATGATGTCTTATGGTCTTCCGTATTGATCATCATGTTGATTGGATTGGGTCTTTATTTTTCCGTCCGCACGAAGTTTGTTCAATTCAGAATGGTAGGGGAAATGTTCAGGCTTTTGGGAGAAGGGGCCACTGCGGATAAAAAAGGTGTAACATCGTTTCAGGCATTTTGCATAAGCACGGCATCGCGGGTAGGAACTGGTAACCTTGCAGGTGTTGCCATCGCGATCACGATGGGCGGACCTGGAGCCGTTTTCTGGATGTGGTTAATAGCACTGATCGGGTCTGCTTCCGCATTCATTGAAAGTACACTTGCTCAAATTTATAAGGTCAAGGATGGGGATACATTCCGCGGCGGTCCTGCGTATTATATGGAAAAAGCATTGAATGCCCGCTGGATGGGCATCACTTTCGCAGTGTTGATTTCGCTTACATTTGGACTAGCTTTCAACTCGGTACAAGCCAATACGATTACAAGCGCATTTAACGAATCGTTTGGGATTGAAAAGTGGGTTACGGCAATCATCTTGGCTATCGTCACGGCTGTCATCATTTTTGGCGGGATCAAAATGGTTGCAAAGGTATCTGAAGTAATCGTCCCAATCATGGCAGGAGCCTATGTGATAGTGGCTTTGATTATAATCATCATGAACATTACCGAGTTACCGAGTGTCTTTGTTCTGATTTTTGAAAGTGCATTCGATGGAATAAAAGAAGTGGCTGGCGGAGTACTGGGAGCAGCCATGATGCAGGGAATTAAGCGCGGCTTGTTTTCAAATGAAGCCGGTATGGGTAGTGCACCTAATGCTGGTGCGACTGCTGATGTCAGTCATCCTGTCAAGCAAGGGCTCATTCAGTCCCTAGGTGTTTTTGTCGATACGCTCATCATTTGCAGTTCGACTGCCTTCATCATTTTGTTCTCAGGTCTTTATACATCGAAGGAAACGGATGGAATCGTCCTTACCCAAAATGCCCTTGGAACGGCATTGGGATCTTGGGCGGGTATTTTCCTTGCCATTATTGTACTGTTATTCGCTTTTAGTTCCATTGTGGGCAACTATTATTATGGAGAGTCGAACATTGGATTCATCAATGAAAATAAGGTTTGGTTAAACATCTATCGTGTTGCTGTCGTAGGGATGGTGATATTCGGTTCGCTTGCCTCACTTGATTTTGTTTGGGGAATGGCTGACTTGCTGATGGCCCTTATGGCCATTATCAACCTGATCGCGATAGCATTACTAGGGAAGATTGCATTTGCTGCACTGGCGGATTATCAAAAGCAAAAGAAAAGTGGGAAAAATCCTGTCTTCCATGTGAACAATATTAAAGGTTTGAAGAATGTGGAATGTTGGGGTGACCCAAACGATAATGTGGATATGAAGAAGGAGGCCTAG
- a CDS encoding YozQ family protein produces MDSKQSKNESSEIAGRIYDVSDYKREDTLSSGLARTHEQVSDTYAEGEIKAVVDDVKGRDIELAKERSEEEK; encoded by the coding sequence ATGGATAGCAAGCAATCAAAAAATGAATCTTCAGAAATTGCCGGAAGAATATATGATGTTAGTGATTATAAACGGGAAGATACTTTATCTTCTGGATTGGCTAGAACCCACGAACAAGTCTCGGATACTTATGCGGAAGGCGAAATAAAAGCAGTTGTAGATGATGTAAAGGGAAGAGATATTGAGCTTGCAAAAGAAAGATCTGAGGAAGAAAAGTAA
- a CDS encoding class I adenylate-forming enzyme family protein, whose product MLHNLTFQSLLNKGMKRFGELPAITLLPTGETITYDELWKKTELISSYLLRLGAGRGVRIASIIPNSLESVMFGLAIQQCGATLVPLSEKLGKRELKFILKEAKPEVVIIATQTHFDTIFEYLEEMKKEDVHVIGLPGFNINYPEEFEQFQWRGEIKNLDLPLAEAEDIALLSYTGGTTGTPKGVMHSQKGLGAAMLSAAIEDPLDDRDRVLLSTPIVHSAGSLLWRSLVSGVHVYVMGSFDAAAFIQAIKEHKITTTFMVPTMLYRLLDQTKKMEYDMSSMRNIFYGASPISQKRLKEAFEVFGPIMRQQYGMTECNIVITRLSKSAHLWAYHNNSEILKSCGKPCIFTEVRLIDEDGNDVKPSELGEIIVKSPAMMVGYYQRPDLTQEYIRDGWFYTGDIGKWDESGYLYIVDRKKDMIITGGMNVYSSEVERVVNQHPSVALSACIGVPHPDWGEVVCVVITLREGLNCTSEELIDFCKQRTSKYMVPKVAYFLDRFPLTPIGKIDKKELRKMFAQGILTI is encoded by the coding sequence ATGCTGCATAATTTGACATTTCAGTCATTGTTGAATAAAGGAATGAAACGATTCGGCGAACTGCCCGCTATAACCTTGTTGCCAACCGGAGAAACGATAACCTACGACGAGTTATGGAAAAAAACAGAACTTATCTCTTCTTATTTACTTCGTTTAGGTGCAGGCAGGGGTGTCCGCATAGCGTCCATCATTCCAAACAGTTTGGAGAGTGTGATGTTTGGTTTGGCCATCCAGCAATGTGGAGCTACCTTAGTGCCATTAAGTGAAAAACTGGGAAAAAGAGAATTAAAATTCATTTTAAAGGAAGCAAAACCAGAAGTGGTCATAATAGCTACACAGACACACTTTGACACTATTTTTGAGTATTTAGAAGAAATGAAGAAGGAAGATGTGCATGTTATTGGGCTCCCAGGCTTTAATATTAATTATCCGGAGGAGTTTGAACAGTTTCAATGGCGGGGTGAAATAAAAAATTTAGACTTGCCATTAGCTGAAGCGGAAGACATTGCCCTTCTGTCATATACAGGCGGGACAACTGGTACACCCAAAGGGGTCATGCATTCCCAGAAAGGACTCGGCGCCGCCATGCTTTCTGCGGCTATCGAAGACCCGCTAGACGACCGAGACCGGGTGTTGCTAAGTACGCCTATTGTGCATTCTGCCGGCTCATTACTTTGGAGATCCCTTGTTTCGGGCGTCCATGTCTATGTGATGGGCTCATTCGACGCTGCAGCATTCATACAGGCGATAAAAGAACATAAAATTACGACGACATTCATGGTACCGACCATGTTATACAGACTCCTTGATCAGACAAAGAAGATGGAATACGATATGAGCTCCATGCGCAATATCTTTTACGGAGCGTCACCAATTTCACAAAAGCGCCTTAAAGAAGCTTTTGAAGTATTCGGGCCAATTATGCGCCAGCAATACGGCATGACAGAATGTAATATTGTCATTACCAGACTATCGAAAAGCGCTCATTTATGGGCTTATCATAATAATTCGGAAATTTTGAAAAGTTGTGGAAAACCGTGCATTTTTACCGAAGTTCGACTGATTGATGAAGATGGAAATGATGTAAAACCATCCGAGCTTGGAGAAATTATCGTAAAATCACCAGCAATGATGGTAGGTTATTATCAAAGACCTGATCTTACCCAAGAATACATCCGTGATGGCTGGTTCTACACTGGTGATATTGGTAAATGGGATGAAAGCGGTTACCTCTATATAGTAGATAGGAAGAAAGACATGATCATCACAGGCGGGATGAACGTATATTCTTCAGAAGTGGAGCGAGTGGTGAACCAGCACCCTTCTGTTGCATTAAGTGCTTGCATAGGCGTTCCCCATCCAGATTGGGGAGAAGTTGTGTGTGTCGTGATAACTCTGCGAGAAGGATTGAACTGTACTAGTGAGGAATTAATTGATTTCTGCAAACAAAGAACCTCCAAGTATATGGTTCCTAAAGTAGCTTATTTTCTTGATAGGTTTCCATTAACGCCGATTGGAAAAATTGATAAGAAAGAATTAAGAAAGATGTTTGCACAAGGTATTCTAACCATATAG
- a CDS encoding energy-coupling factor ABC transporter substrate-binding protein, producing the protein MKKSLLLLFLVVILATIPLITQQGTEFGGADGEAEEAITKIQPEYKPWFNNIWEPPGAETESLLFALQAAIGAGFIGYFIGVTKQRNKLTKQEIPEKSKHVTH; encoded by the coding sequence ATGAAAAAAAGTTTACTGCTGCTTTTCCTGGTCGTCATTCTTGCTACCATACCATTAATCACCCAACAAGGTACGGAATTTGGCGGTGCCGACGGCGAAGCTGAAGAAGCCATCACTAAAATCCAGCCGGAATACAAGCCATGGTTCAACAATATTTGGGAACCGCCAGGTGCAGAAACCGAAAGCTTATTATTTGCGTTGCAAGCTGCAATCGGAGCTGGTTTCATTGGTTATTTCATAGGTGTAACGAAGCAAAGGAATAAGCTAACCAAACAAGAAATTCCCGAAAAATCGAAGCATGTTACTCATTGA
- a CDS encoding energy-coupling factor ABC transporter ATP-binding protein: MDEHIFHIEGLTHQFADGTFALNDLSLTVQQGKKIALLGNNGAGKSTLFLHLNGLLQPTAGTVRFNGKKIKYDRKALLSLRKQVGIVFQDPDSQLFSANVQQDISFGPMNLGWDRNAVQEKVNWAMAETEVTELKDKPTHFLSLGQKKRVAIAGVLAMEPDVWLLDEPTAGLDPYFSRQIMALLDSIHHPDKTIILSTHDVNLAYQWADEVVVMNDGKVIYQGDPISVFHDEDVLLQAHLEKPWVFEMFQALHQSRKPTEKDLFPRTKEELLQKLVTERIY; the protein is encoded by the coding sequence ATGGACGAGCATATTTTTCATATAGAAGGCCTCACCCATCAATTCGCAGATGGAACGTTCGCTTTAAACGATCTTTCGCTAACGGTCCAACAAGGTAAAAAAATTGCATTATTAGGCAATAATGGTGCTGGCAAATCGACTTTATTCCTCCATTTAAATGGTCTTTTACAACCTACAGCAGGAACTGTCAGATTCAATGGCAAAAAAATTAAATATGACCGTAAAGCATTATTATCACTACGAAAGCAAGTCGGGATCGTTTTTCAAGATCCTGACTCGCAGCTCTTTTCCGCTAATGTACAACAGGATATATCGTTTGGACCAATGAATTTAGGATGGGATAGAAATGCAGTCCAGGAGAAAGTAAATTGGGCAATGGCTGAAACAGAAGTAACGGAACTGAAAGACAAACCTACCCATTTTTTGAGCCTTGGGCAAAAAAAACGTGTCGCCATTGCAGGGGTACTCGCCATGGAACCCGATGTCTGGCTCTTGGACGAGCCTACCGCTGGATTGGATCCTTATTTCTCAAGACAGATCATGGCTCTGCTGGACAGTATCCACCACCCTGACAAAACGATAATCCTATCAACTCATGATGTTAATTTAGCTTATCAATGGGCTGATGAAGTCGTTGTCATGAACGATGGTAAGGTCATATACCAAGGGGATCCTATATCCGTTTTCCATGATGAAGACGTTTTGCTGCAGGCACATCTGGAGAAGCCGTGGGTTTTTGAAATGTTTCAAGCCCTCCATCAATCAAGGAAACCTACAGAAAAGGACCTTTTCCCAAGAACGAAGGAAGAATTGCTTCAAAAGTTGGTGACAGAACGAATTTATTAA
- a CDS encoding (2Fe-2S) ferredoxin domain-containing protein — protein sequence MTTWNLTGTNTHLLICNGSSCMKKGGEEVTQAIRDEITSKGLDLKIHTTRTRCNGRCKDACVVIAYPQGNWYRVETPDFGRQIVSHIDDGEFVPQMIYQFNDGEMTPNPDFPAHTGISKNKA from the coding sequence ATGACTACTTGGAACTTGACGGGTACAAATACGCATCTGTTGATTTGTAATGGGAGCAGCTGCATGAAAAAGGGCGGGGAAGAAGTAACCCAAGCGATTCGCGATGAAATTACTTCCAAAGGACTGGATTTGAAAATCCATACAACCAGGACACGCTGTAACGGAAGATGTAAGGATGCCTGTGTTGTGATTGCCTATCCCCAAGGAAACTGGTATCGAGTGGAAACGCCTGATTTCGGTCGGCAGATTGTCAGCCATATTGATGATGGGGAGTTTGTTCCACAAATGATCTACCAATTCAATGATGGGGAAATGACACCAAATCCAGATTTTCCTGCTCATACGGGTATTTCAAAGAACAAAGCGTAA
- the cobJ gene encoding precorrin-3B C(17)-methyltransferase, producing MSTNGKLFVVGFGPGNFEHITKRAVEALQESDYIIGYKTYVELIQGLLTDQTIISTGMTEEVSRAQEAVKQAELGKKVAVISSGDAGVYGMAGLVYEVLIEKGWKEETGVGIEVIPGISAINSCASLLGAPVMHDSCTISLSDHLTPWELIAKRVEAAAMADFVIALYNPRSGRRTRQIVETQKILLRYRSPDTPVGLVKSAYRDRQDIVITNLKDMLNHDIGMLTTVIIGNSSTFLYDDKIITPRGYQRKYTLNSEKQTLKPHQRLQKEAEPWALDQEAFTESAGGVGLLTKAPEKKPASFEMAMEALSRVKGQTIQQSIKPIVQQKIESVFELAVSPGVANKQFTPKQMMTLAEVVGEKGTMEYTPNHKIVLKIPTTDPEVITGKLQSANFLLSPIGDVLTLKACDFCDGEKAESIPYADEIHRVLGGMKMPKELNIGFNGCGMACYSAVMDDIGIVFRKGKFDLFLGAKPVGRTAHPGQPVAEGIEPEQLVELITDIVGEYKQNAHPNERLFKYFKRSKKIQNFSYQDIAPKINIEPAPCED from the coding sequence ATGAGTACAAACGGTAAATTATTCGTCGTGGGCTTTGGGCCAGGGAATTTTGAACACATTACCAAACGTGCTGTCGAAGCCCTTCAAGAAAGTGACTACATCATTGGTTATAAAACTTATGTTGAGCTCATTCAGGGACTGCTTACAGATCAAACGATTATTAGTACGGGGATGACTGAAGAAGTATCACGTGCACAGGAAGCAGTGAAACAAGCGGAGCTGGGAAAGAAAGTGGCGGTAATTTCCAGCGGAGATGCCGGAGTTTACGGGATGGCAGGGTTGGTTTATGAAGTATTGATTGAAAAAGGCTGGAAAGAAGAAACTGGAGTGGGCATTGAAGTCATTCCTGGCATTTCTGCAATCAACTCTTGTGCATCTTTACTTGGGGCACCAGTCATGCACGACTCGTGTACGATTAGCCTCAGTGATCATTTAACTCCTTGGGAACTGATCGCTAAAAGGGTTGAGGCAGCTGCAATGGCAGACTTTGTCATTGCACTTTATAATCCGCGCAGCGGCAGGCGGACCAGGCAAATTGTTGAAACACAGAAAATTCTCCTCCGCTACCGTTCGCCAGATACACCTGTTGGGTTGGTGAAAAGTGCTTATCGCGATAGGCAGGATATTGTCATAACCAATTTGAAAGATATGTTGAATCACGATATTGGAATGTTGACCACCGTCATTATTGGTAATTCATCCACCTTTTTATATGATGACAAAATCATCACACCAAGAGGCTATCAGAGGAAATATACTTTGAATTCGGAAAAGCAAACATTGAAGCCGCATCAGCGTCTGCAAAAAGAAGCGGAACCGTGGGCGTTAGATCAAGAAGCCTTTACCGAGTCTGCTGGAGGAGTTGGATTACTTACAAAAGCACCAGAAAAGAAGCCAGCTTCCTTTGAAATGGCAATGGAAGCCCTGTCGAGAGTCAAAGGCCAAACCATTCAGCAATCCATTAAGCCGATTGTTCAGCAAAAAATAGAGTCGGTATTCGAGCTTGCCGTTAGTCCAGGTGTGGCGAATAAACAATTCACTCCCAAACAAATGATGACACTTGCGGAGGTTGTCGGGGAAAAGGGAACGATGGAATACACGCCAAATCATAAAATTGTATTAAAGATTCCGACAACTGATCCGGAAGTCATTACGGGGAAGTTGCAATCAGCAAACTTTCTATTATCGCCGATTGGAGATGTACTGACATTAAAAGCCTGTGATTTCTGTGATGGTGAAAAAGCGGAATCCATTCCTTATGCAGATGAAATACACCGGGTGCTTGGCGGAATGAAAATGCCCAAGGAATTGAACATCGGATTTAATGGGTGTGGGATGGCTTGTTATAGTGCTGTGATGGATGATATTGGGATTGTCTTCCGAAAAGGGAAGTTCGACTTATTTCTTGGAGCTAAACCGGTTGGAAGAACAGCCCATCCAGGTCAGCCGGTTGCGGAAGGCATTGAACCGGAACAGCTAGTTGAGCTGATTACGGACATTGTCGGGGAGTATAAGCAAAATGCCCATCCAAATGAGCGGCTTTTTAAATACTTCAAACGTTCGAAAAAGATACAGAATTTTTCTTATCAGGACATCGCTCCCAAAATAAACATTGAGCCTGCGCCTTGTGAAGACTAA
- a CDS encoding sirohydrochlorin chelatase, which produces MKAVLFVGHGSRLASGNEEVLHFIENMIPAMDERFLVETCFLEFAVPNISKGIDNCVKRGATEVIVIPIILLHAGHSKLHIPAEIEDGKTKYPEVKFTYGQTIGVHHDVLTILTDRLEEAGFDTTAEHAETAILLIGRGGSDADANSDIYKISRLLWEKLNVKWVETAFMGVTDPHVDEGIERCIRLGAKKVVMLPYFLFTGVLMERMEDMLIGYQEHYHDREFILAKYFGYHPTLQNILQERVIEASEGRSSGARDLENYRKHVEEHGHAHHHHHHDHDHHHDHDHDHDHHHDHDHDHDHDGQVVGTSK; this is translated from the coding sequence ATGAAAGCAGTTTTGTTCGTAGGACACGGAAGCCGCTTGGCTTCGGGAAATGAGGAAGTCCTTCATTTTATTGAAAATATGATTCCGGCAATGGACGAGCGCTTCCTAGTAGAAACGTGCTTCTTAGAATTTGCGGTACCGAATATATCTAAAGGCATTGATAATTGTGTAAAACGAGGAGCTACTGAAGTTATCGTCATACCGATCATTTTGTTGCATGCAGGACATTCGAAATTACATATCCCAGCTGAAATAGAGGATGGGAAAACCAAGTATCCAGAAGTGAAATTCACATATGGCCAAACGATCGGGGTTCACCATGATGTATTGACAATCCTGACAGACCGTCTTGAGGAAGCGGGATTCGATACAACCGCTGAACATGCTGAGACAGCAATATTGCTAATTGGCCGAGGTGGCAGTGATGCTGATGCAAATAGTGATATATATAAAATTTCACGATTATTATGGGAAAAATTAAACGTTAAATGGGTCGAAACAGCTTTCATGGGTGTAACGGACCCGCACGTTGATGAAGGTATTGAACGATGCATCCGGTTAGGGGCAAAAAAAGTAGTGATGCTGCCATATTTCCTCTTCACAGGCGTGTTGATGGAAAGAATGGAGGATATGCTTATAGGCTATCAAGAGCATTATCATGATCGAGAATTCATTTTGGCGAAGTATTTTGGGTATCATCCAACATTACAGAACATTCTCCAAGAGCGAGTAATTGAAGCTAGTGAAGGCAGGTCAAGTGGGGCACGTGATTTGGAAAACTATCGTAAACATGTCGAGGAACATGGACATGCCCACCATCATCACCATCACGACCACGACCACCACCATGATCACGATCACGATCATGACCATCATCACGATCACGATCATGACCACGATCATGATGGGCAAGTGGTGGGGACGTCAAAATGA
- the cobK gene encoding precorrin-6A reductase: MILFLAGTSDARELAIEMQQVGFKVLATVVTGSAAKSLQDAGISTRIGRLTAEDMTSLISEKGFHAVVDASHPFAEEASKNALNGAKAANVPYIRYERESQRFQNDKLIVVRDYEEAAKLAASKRGVIMLTTGSKTLAVFAKELVGLENTRVIARMLPRMDNMEKCAQLGIEQKNIVAIQGPFSKELNKALYEQYGVTLMITKESGKVGAVDEKLEAALECGIETIMISRPDVDYQNVHSSFDHVIAELNKQLNEN; encoded by the coding sequence ATGATTTTGTTCTTGGCGGGTACAAGTGATGCAAGGGAATTAGCGATTGAGATGCAGCAGGTGGGATTCAAGGTTTTGGCAACTGTTGTAACTGGGTCGGCGGCTAAGAGTTTGCAAGATGCAGGGATATCTACCCGGATTGGCCGATTAACTGCAGAGGATATGACATCTTTAATCTCTGAAAAAGGTTTTCATGCTGTAGTTGATGCAAGTCATCCATTTGCGGAAGAAGCATCCAAAAACGCCCTTAACGGAGCAAAGGCAGCCAATGTTCCTTATATTCGTTATGAGCGTGAAAGCCAACGGTTTCAGAATGATAAATTGATAGTTGTCCGTGATTATGAGGAAGCTGCCAAACTTGCCGCTTCAAAACGGGGAGTCATTATGCTCACGACCGGAAGTAAAACCCTAGCCGTGTTCGCAAAAGAATTGGTTGGGCTCGAGAATACCAGAGTCATAGCGAGAATGCTGCCACGCATGGACAATATGGAAAAATGTGCGCAGCTGGGCATTGAACAAAAAAATATCGTTGCGATTCAAGGTCCATTTTCCAAAGAATTAAATAAAGCTCTATATGAACAGTATGGCGTCACATTGATGATAACCAAAGAAAGTGGCAAGGTCGGTGCGGTTGACGAGAAATTGGAAGCCGCGTTGGAATGTGGAATAGAGACGATTATGATATCGCGACCGGATGTGGACTATCAAAATGTACATTCCAGTTTTGATCATGTCATTGCCGAGTTGAATAAACAGCTAAATGAAAATTAG